Proteins from one Bacteroides mediterraneensis genomic window:
- a CDS encoding tetratricopeptide repeat protein, giving the protein MGKYKKYIWTAGLCCALPLAVSGQQVEPLTGADRLFNEGRELFLRQDYAAARQTLVLYTRQAGEKAWADEVDYMLACTAYELHLPECREVLSDYLEAHPESRYRNRVQALIAASYFSEEKYMETIATLKGCDISLLSDEERDASALRMGTSYLKVDKWQEAAFWFSVLKDSSKDYRNDAVYNLAYIDYVQQKYDSALQGFREVQNDRKFQKLAPYYIADIYLIQGNYAQARKVADAYLALYPEEKNAGQMSRISGEAAYGQKDYAAAIQSLERYREGEAMPARLAMYKLGMSYFNTGVYSKALARLGEATGAPDALAQNAYLHMGLAGLQLKERNQARMAFEQASRMDFDRSIQEQALFNYALCIHETSYSPFAESVTVFERFLNEYPSSVYAEKVNDYLVEVYMNTRSYEVALRSIDKITHPSARILEAKQKLLFRMGTQLFAQADYRGALDYFTRSLQLGQYNQKTKADAYYWRGESKYRLARYPEAANDMRLYLEFATDKNSQEYGLALYCLGYSLFKQKQYNSARDWFVRCVQNGRTQDASVAGDAYNRIGDCYFYERRFEEARQQYAQAVAIAPSLGDYSLFQEGIVKGLQRDYAGKIQVLNKLITDYPSSSYLDDALYEQGRAFVQMEDSENAIRRYSLLVQRYPESELSRRAANEIGLLYYQNDRYQEAIAAYKKVITTYPGSAEARLAQRDLKSIYVDLNKVDDYMAFASTIPGGAKFDVSERDSLTYTAAERAYMRGDIAGAKASLTRYLQSFPQGAFSVDAAYYLGLIDYNQKDYASAAARLEEVLRFSGSKYEGEALALCAEMAYNRKEYAKALNLYKRLADRSSVQEDRLQAELGALRSARSLDDRAETVVTASALLKQTKLTPEVRSEALYFRAKALLAEGQKQEALADLVELAKDTRNVYGAEAKYLVAQTYFDEGETAKAEKEVLDYIEVSTPHAYWLARSFVLLSDVYVKLDRKMEAKQYLLSLQQNYQADDDIAGMIESRLAKLKSVK; this is encoded by the coding sequence ATGGGTAAGTATAAAAAATATATCTGGACGGCGGGCCTTTGTTGCGCCTTGCCGTTGGCTGTATCGGGGCAGCAGGTAGAACCGCTGACCGGAGCCGACCGTTTGTTCAACGAGGGAAGGGAACTGTTTCTCCGTCAGGATTATGCAGCCGCCCGACAGACCCTTGTCCTTTATACCCGTCAGGCAGGGGAAAAGGCCTGGGCCGATGAGGTGGATTACATGCTGGCTTGTACGGCGTATGAGTTGCATCTGCCGGAATGCCGGGAGGTCTTGTCGGATTATCTGGAGGCTCATCCGGAATCACGTTACCGCAACCGGGTGCAGGCACTCATTGCTGCCAGTTACTTTTCGGAAGAGAAGTACATGGAGACCATTGCCACGCTGAAGGGGTGTGACATTTCTCTTTTGTCGGACGAGGAACGGGATGCCAGTGCCTTGCGCATGGGTACATCGTACTTGAAGGTGGACAAATGGCAGGAGGCAGCCTTCTGGTTCTCGGTATTGAAAGATTCGAGCAAGGATTATCGGAACGATGCGGTGTACAACCTGGCGTACATCGATTACGTGCAGCAGAAGTACGATTCGGCCTTGCAGGGATTCCGTGAGGTACAGAACGACCGGAAGTTCCAGAAATTGGCGCCTTATTATATAGCGGATATTTACCTGATTCAAGGAAATTACGCACAGGCCCGGAAGGTAGCGGATGCGTATCTGGCCTTGTATCCGGAAGAAAAGAATGCGGGGCAGATGAGCCGCATTTCCGGAGAGGCTGCTTACGGGCAGAAAGACTATGCTGCTGCCATCCAGTCACTGGAACGCTATCGCGAAGGAGAGGCAATGCCGGCACGACTGGCCATGTACAAACTGGGTATGAGTTATTTCAATACAGGAGTTTATTCCAAAGCGTTGGCGCGGCTGGGAGAAGCGACCGGAGCTCCGGATGCTTTGGCGCAGAATGCCTACCTCCACATGGGCTTGGCGGGCTTGCAGTTGAAGGAGCGCAATCAGGCGCGTATGGCCTTCGAACAGGCGTCGCGCATGGATTTCGACCGCAGCATTCAGGAGCAGGCGTTGTTCAACTATGCGCTGTGCATTCATGAAACGTCTTATTCTCCGTTTGCCGAGTCGGTCACGGTGTTCGAACGTTTCCTGAATGAGTACCCGTCGTCGGTTTATGCCGAGAAGGTGAACGACTACCTGGTAGAGGTGTACATGAATACCCGCAGCTATGAGGTGGCATTACGGTCAATCGATAAGATTACCCATCCGAGTGCCCGTATTCTGGAGGCCAAGCAGAAATTGCTTTTCCGCATGGGCACGCAGCTGTTTGCCCAGGCGGACTACCGCGGGGCACTGGATTATTTTACCCGCTCCCTGCAGTTGGGACAGTATAACCAGAAAACCAAGGCGGATGCATATTACTGGCGCGGGGAGTCGAAATACCGGCTGGCACGTTATCCGGAGGCTGCCAACGACATGCGGCTTTATCTGGAGTTTGCCACCGACAAGAATTCACAGGAATACGGACTGGCTCTTTACTGTCTGGGATACAGCTTGTTCAAACAGAAACAATATAACTCCGCACGCGACTGGTTTGTCCGCTGCGTGCAGAACGGGCGGACACAAGATGCTTCGGTGGCGGGCGATGCCTACAACCGTATCGGCGACTGCTATTTCTATGAACGCCGCTTCGAAGAAGCTCGTCAGCAATATGCGCAGGCTGTGGCCATCGCTCCTTCACTGGGTGATTATTCCTTGTTCCAGGAAGGTATCGTGAAAGGACTGCAACGGGATTATGCCGGAAAGATACAGGTACTCAACAAGCTGATTACGGATTATCCTTCTTCATCGTATCTGGACGATGCCTTGTATGAGCAGGGGCGTGCGTTCGTGCAGATGGAGGACAGCGAGAATGCCATCAGGCGTTATTCGTTGCTGGTACAGCGCTATCCGGAAAGCGAACTGTCCCGTCGGGCCGCCAACGAAATCGGTCTGCTGTATTACCAGAACGACCGTTACCAGGAAGCCATTGCCGCTTACAAGAAGGTGATTACGACTTATCCGGGCAGTGCGGAGGCTCGTCTGGCGCAGCGCGACCTGAAATCCATTTATGTAGACTTGAACAAGGTGGACGATTACATGGCGTTCGCTTCTACCATCCCCGGTGGGGCCAAGTTCGACGTGAGTGAACGGGATTCACTGACCTATACGGCAGCCGAACGGGCTTATATGCGCGGCGACATTGCCGGTGCCAAGGCCAGCCTGACGCGTTACTTGCAGTCGTTCCCGCAGGGAGCCTTCAGTGTGGATGCGGCGTATTATCTGGGATTGATTGACTACAACCAGAAAGATTATGCATCGGCTGCCGCCCGACTGGAAGAAGTGCTCCGTTTCTCGGGCAGCAAATACGAAGGGGAGGCGTTGGCACTTTGTGCCGAGATGGCCTACAACCGGAAAGAATATGCCAAGGCGTTGAACCTGTACAAACGTCTGGCCGACCGCTCTTCGGTGCAGGAAGACCGCTTGCAGGCTGAGTTAGGGGCTCTGCGTAGTGCCCGTTCGCTGGACGACCGGGCAGAAACCGTAGTCACCGCTTCGGCTTTGCTCAAACAGACCAAGCTGACACCGGAGGTGCGGAGTGAAGCGTTGTATTTCCGGGCCAAGGCCTTGCTGGCGGAAGGACAGAAGCAGGAAGCGCTGGCCGATTTAGTGGAACTGGCCAAGGACACCCGTAACGTGTACGGGGCAGAGGCTAAGTATTTGGTAGCACAGACGTATTTCGACGAGGGAGAAACAGCTAAAGCTGAGAAAGAAGTGCTCGATTACATTGAGGTCAGCACCCCGCATGCCTACTGGCTGGCGAGAAGTTTTGTCCTGCTGTCGGATGTGTATGTGAAACTGGACCGCAAGATGGAAGCCAAGCAGTATCTGCTGTCCTTGCAACAGAATTATCAGGCGGACGATGACATCGCCGGAATGATTGAAAGCCGTCTGGCCAAACTTAAAAGTGTAAAGTAA
- a CDS encoding NUDIX domain-containing protein produces MHPLELFKFCPVCGSPHFEVHNEKSKKCADCGFVYYFNSSAATVAFILNGKGELLVCRRGKEPAKGTLDLSGGFIDMFETGEEGVAREVKEETGLVVTEAKYLFSLPNTYLYSGFLVHTLDQFFLCQVADDHLVKAMDDVADAWWMPLDEIHPEDFGLESVRKGVARFLETHRNVK; encoded by the coding sequence ATGCATCCGTTGGAATTGTTTAAGTTTTGTCCGGTGTGCGGCTCTCCTCATTTTGAGGTGCATAATGAAAAGTCCAAGAAATGTGCGGACTGTGGCTTTGTGTATTATTTCAATTCGAGTGCGGCCACGGTGGCCTTCATCCTGAACGGAAAAGGAGAGCTGCTGGTTTGCCGTCGCGGAAAGGAACCTGCCAAGGGAACGCTGGATTTGTCGGGAGGCTTTATCGACATGTTCGAGACCGGCGAAGAAGGAGTGGCACGCGAGGTGAAGGAAGAAACAGGACTGGTGGTGACAGAAGCCAAATACCTGTTTTCTTTACCGAACACCTATTTGTATTCGGGCTTTCTGGTACATACGCTCGACCAGTTCTTTCTGTGCCAAGTGGCCGACGACCATTTGGTGAAGGCCATGGATGACGTGGCCGACGCGTGGTGGATGCCCTTGGATGAGATTCATCCGGAAGATTTCGGGCTGGAATCGGTACGTAAGGGAGTGGCACGTTTTCTGGAAACGCATCGGAACGTAAAATAA
- a CDS encoding Lrp/AsnC family transcriptional regulator — protein sequence MEKIDKLDKQILEIISQNARIPFKDVAAECGVSRAAIHQRVQRLIDLGVIIGSGYHVNPKSLGYSTCTYVGIKLEKGSMYKSVVAELKKIPEIVECHFTTGPYTMLTKLYSTDNEHLMDLLNSKIQEIPGVTATETLISLEQSIKKEIPIRKDLED from the coding sequence ATGGAGAAAATTGATAAACTTGACAAACAGATTCTGGAAATCATCTCACAGAACGCCAGAATCCCGTTCAAAGATGTAGCTGCAGAATGCGGTGTGTCACGTGCCGCCATTCATCAGCGCGTGCAGCGCCTGATTGACCTCGGCGTAATTATCGGCTCAGGTTACCATGTGAACCCGAAAAGCCTGGGCTACAGTACTTGCACCTATGTAGGAATCAAACTGGAGAAAGGCTCCATGTATAAAAGCGTAGTGGCTGAACTGAAGAAAATTCCGGAAATTGTGGAATGTCATTTCACCACCGGTCCTTACACCATGCTGACCAAACTGTATTCGACCGACAACGAACACTTGATGGATTTGTTGAATTCCAAAATTCAGGAAATTCCGGGAGTAACTGCCACGGAGACGCTGATTTCACTGGAACAGAGCATCAAGAAAGAAATTCCTATCCGTAAAGACCTCGAAGACTGA
- a CDS encoding DUF4491 family protein, producing MEGMDGLHWEGILIGICTFLIIGLFHPIVVKAEYYWGTRCWWLFLVLGIAGLIGSILVSQILVSSLLGVFSFSSFWTIKEIFEQRERVLKGWFPMNPKRKKEYEQ from the coding sequence ATGGAAGGAATGGACGGACTTCACTGGGAGGGCATACTCATCGGAATCTGCACGTTCCTGATTATCGGATTGTTTCATCCGATAGTGGTCAAAGCGGAATATTACTGGGGGACACGTTGCTGGTGGCTTTTTCTGGTGCTGGGCATCGCGGGCCTCATCGGTTCCATTCTGGTAAGCCAGATTTTAGTGTCTTCCCTGCTGGGAGTCTTTTCGTTCTCCTCTTTCTGGACCATCAAGGAAATCTTCGAACAGCGTGAGCGAGTGCTGAAAGGTTGGTTCCCGATGAATCCGAAACGGAAAAAGGAATACGAACAGTAA
- a CDS encoding TonB-dependent receptor: MKKRTLFFLTCLFLSIGMMWAQHSTVTGIVVSEEDGEPVIGASVLVVGTQVGTMTDLDGKFTITNVPASAKQLRISFVGMQPVETRIRGGLIRVSMKSDSEMLDEVMVVAFGTQKKSSFTGSAAVLNSEDLAKHITTNVANALVGTTPGLQMRGGSGAPGAGSGSINIRGISSLSLSTEPLVIVDGAPYSASLSNIPQSDIESVTVLKDAASAALYGARGASGVILITTKTGKNKKPQINVDMKWGANSRAVQDYETINDPGQYYEAMYSQYYNYYFYGQGQNAATANVNANTTMLNQLAYNVYTVPDGEQLIGLNGKLNPNATLGRAYEANGETYYLYPDNWTDAAYSNSLRQEYTININGANDKGSFYASMGYLDDDGIIEYSGYKRFSARVKADYQPTKWLRLGANVGYVNSVTESNANMNTSLNSSNLMYYTSSIAPIYPIYVRVLDANGNPTIRRDEYGNPQYDYGVAASNYPGLTRPFSGTNNPLGTNRYNKDESKGQQFNGNFSLDINFTDFLKFNATSSIIWGHTNYSLLQTALYGPKVSAGGQIDKSQSDNVRQNHVQTLTYFDQFGKHNINLMLGHEYYDTKTTYLYAYGQGLFSQYIPEINAAASKVSSNSYTSEYNVEGYFGSLQYNYDDKYFLSGSYRRDASSRFAKENRWGNFWSAGAAWLINKEEFFNASWVDELKLKLSIGQQGNDNVGDFAYVNTYSLSTSTPSSMSAAFRMMGNPEISWETTNNLNVGVEFSLFNRRLSGSIDFYNKKTTDLLFWLNIPESAGTRGYYDNIGDIRNRGVELTLQGSIIRTRNVDWSVQFNIAHNKDEILSLPESKVGLLGGYSADWKWYKVGGSIYNYMLPEYAGMDEQGQALYWVDADMVDPSTGASATNRPATNHSYTTTDPNSASRYEQGSSLPKAYGGFGTTFSAYGFDLSMTFDYQIGGQVYDTRYMSLMTNLTGSAGGSAIHVDALKAWTPNNTSSDIPRMQYMDQYTAARSNRFLTSAAYLNFQSFTVGYTLPKSWMTNLGIDKLRIYASGENLCFWSARKGLDPRYSYDGNTQVTVYSPVRTITGGIQLTF; this comes from the coding sequence ATGAAAAAACGAACACTCTTCTTTCTTACATGCTTATTTTTAAGCATTGGAATGATGTGGGCGCAACATTCCACCGTAACAGGAATTGTAGTTTCTGAAGAGGATGGTGAGCCCGTAATCGGAGCGTCGGTACTGGTAGTTGGTACACAGGTAGGTACCATGACCGATCTCGACGGTAAGTTTACAATCACTAATGTGCCGGCTTCGGCCAAGCAATTGAGAATTTCTTTCGTAGGTATGCAACCTGTAGAAACTCGCATACGCGGAGGATTGATTCGAGTATCCATGAAATCCGACTCAGAGATGTTGGATGAAGTAATGGTAGTAGCTTTCGGTACACAGAAGAAAAGCTCATTCACCGGTTCAGCAGCAGTCCTGAACAGTGAAGATTTGGCCAAGCACATCACAACCAATGTAGCAAATGCCCTTGTAGGTACCACTCCAGGTTTGCAGATGCGTGGCGGTTCAGGTGCTCCGGGTGCCGGAAGCGGAAGCATCAACATCCGTGGTATCTCCTCTCTTTCATTGAGTACAGAGCCTTTGGTCATCGTGGATGGAGCTCCTTATTCTGCTTCTTTGAGCAACATTCCACAGAGTGATATCGAATCAGTCACGGTATTGAAAGATGCCGCTTCTGCCGCTCTGTATGGTGCACGTGGCGCATCGGGTGTCATCTTGATTACTACCAAAACCGGAAAAAACAAAAAGCCGCAGATCAACGTGGATATGAAATGGGGTGCCAACAGCCGTGCCGTACAGGACTACGAAACCATTAACGACCCGGGCCAGTACTATGAAGCCATGTACAGCCAGTACTATAACTACTATTTCTACGGTCAAGGCCAGAACGCAGCTACGGCCAATGTCAATGCCAACACGACCATGTTGAACCAGTTGGCATACAATGTATACACCGTACCTGATGGAGAACAGCTTATCGGTCTGAACGGCAAATTAAATCCGAATGCCACTCTAGGACGAGCTTATGAAGCAAACGGAGAAACTTACTACTTGTATCCGGATAACTGGACGGATGCAGCATACAGCAATTCACTTCGCCAGGAATATACCATCAACATCAACGGAGCCAACGACAAAGGTTCATTCTATGCCAGCATGGGTTATCTGGACGATGATGGTATCATTGAATACTCTGGATACAAACGTTTCAGTGCACGTGTAAAGGCAGATTATCAGCCCACTAAATGGTTAAGATTAGGTGCCAATGTAGGCTATGTAAATTCAGTGACTGAATCGAATGCCAACATGAACACTTCTCTTAATTCATCCAACCTGATGTATTATACCTCTTCTATTGCACCGATTTATCCGATTTACGTACGGGTTCTGGACGCCAACGGTAATCCGACCATCCGTCGCGATGAATACGGAAACCCGCAATACGACTACGGTGTAGCTGCCAGCAACTATCCGGGACTGACCCGTCCGTTTTCCGGCACCAACAACCCGTTGGGAACCAACCGCTACAATAAAGATGAAAGCAAGGGACAGCAGTTCAACGGCAACTTCTCATTGGACATCAATTTCACTGATTTCTTGAAATTCAATGCAACCAGCTCCATCATTTGGGGACACACTAATTATTCACTTTTACAGACTGCTCTGTACGGACCGAAAGTTTCTGCCGGAGGCCAGATTGACAAATCACAATCAGACAACGTACGTCAGAATCATGTACAAACTTTGACTTACTTCGACCAGTTTGGCAAGCACAACATCAACCTCATGCTGGGTCATGAATATTATGACACCAAGACTACTTACCTTTACGCTTACGGTCAAGGCTTGTTCTCTCAGTATATTCCAGAAATCAACGCCGCAGCCAGCAAGGTAAGTTCAAACTCTTACACCAGCGAATACAATGTGGAAGGTTATTTCGGTAGTCTCCAATACAACTACGATGATAAATACTTCCTCTCTGGTTCTTACCGTCGTGATGCATCTTCACGCTTTGCCAAGGAAAACCGTTGGGGTAACTTCTGGTCAGCTGGTGCTGCATGGTTGATCAACAAAGAAGAGTTCTTCAATGCATCATGGGTAGATGAGTTAAAACTGAAATTATCTATCGGACAGCAAGGTAACGATAACGTAGGTGATTTCGCATACGTAAATACCTACTCACTGTCTACCTCTACTCCTTCCAGCATGTCTGCCGCTTTCCGTATGATGGGTAACCCGGAAATCAGCTGGGAAACCACCAACAACTTGAACGTCGGTGTAGAATTCAGCTTATTCAATCGGAGACTTTCCGGTAGCATCGATTTCTATAACAAGAAAACAACCGACCTGTTGTTCTGGTTAAACATTCCGGAATCAGCCGGTACACGTGGTTACTACGACAACATCGGTGATATCCGCAACCGAGGCGTAGAATTGACCTTACAAGGCAGCATCATCCGTACACGTAACGTAGACTGGAGCGTACAATTCAACATCGCCCACAACAAAGATGAAATTCTTTCTTTGCCGGAGTCAAAAGTAGGTTTGCTGGGTGGTTACAGCGCCGACTGGAAATGGTATAAGGTCGGTGGTTCCATCTACAACTACATGTTGCCTGAATATGCAGGTATGGACGAACAAGGACAGGCCCTCTATTGGGTAGATGCCGACATGGTAGACCCATCTACTGGTGCCAGCGCCACAAACCGTCCGGCCACCAATCACTCTTACACAACCACTGACCCGAACTCTGCTTCCCGTTACGAACAAGGCAGCAGCTTGCCAAAGGCTTATGGTGGTTTCGGAACCACATTTAGCGCTTACGGTTTCGACTTGTCCATGACTTTCGATTATCAGATTGGCGGTCAAGTATACGATACTCGCTACATGTCATTGATGACCAACCTGACTGGTTCAGCAGGAGGCTCTGCCATCCACGTAGATGCCCTCAAGGCTTGGACTCCGAACAACACGTCGAGCGATATTCCGCGTATGCAATATATGGACCAGTATACAGCTGCCCGTTCCAACCGCTTCCTGACAAGTGCAGCTTACCTGAACTTCCAGTCATTCACTGTAGGTTATACCCTTCCGAAGAGCTGGATGACTAACCTTGGAATCGACAAGCTGCGTATCTATGCCAGCGGTGAGAACTTGTGCTTCTGGTCTGCACGTAAGGGACTTGACCCACGTTATTCATACGATGGAAATACTCAAGTCACTGTATATTCTCCTGTACGTACTATCACAGGTGGAATCCAGTTGACATTCTAA
- a CDS encoding RagB/SusD family nutrient uptake outer membrane protein — protein sequence MKKIFLFASLAALGMTSLTGCIKEIEPQSNYVTVDQAANATGAFQNFVDAITNTMAGKFVYNASSQSPYDYGYTSFFLMRDVMGQDITIEDTSSEWYTTWYTCGTGLGPLYAVCQYPWTYFYGWIKSCNDVLTMAGTEPSDEHKSGAGIAYAMRAMFYMDLAQMFAQKSYAFDKNAETVPLVLETTAVSDLATNPRATNEVMWAQILSDLDKAETYLADYTRTDVYTPDISVVYGLKARAYLIMEDWANAEKYAKMAQQGYTALTESQYTSRTSGFNTPDGNNSWMFAVRFKDDDPCILQNDGDSSWGSQMIIEVSASGCGYAANYGTPKRIDYHLYQTIPATDFRKRCFVDFAIDDMDNADAVDALSAYSDAPEGLLTTAAASPSQKVGGLELKFRPANGEHANQYAAFTVSVPLMRVEEMMLIEAEAAGMQSEAKGITLLTNFAKTRDPQYVYGTHTNDTYGGSHATGFQNEVWWQRRVELWGEGFATYDIKRYDKGIIRSYANTNHIKGYRWNYGGYNVNSGNVHPDWMDFCIVGTETDYNAACTNNPTPIMPTSDSSEFTWAN from the coding sequence ATGAAAAAAATATTTTTATTTGCTTCTCTGGCAGCCTTGGGTATGACATCGCTTACAGGCTGTATTAAAGAAATTGAGCCACAAAGCAACTATGTGACAGTGGATCAAGCAGCTAACGCCACCGGAGCTTTCCAGAACTTTGTAGACGCCATTACCAATACAATGGCGGGGAAATTTGTTTACAATGCATCCAGCCAGAGCCCATACGATTACGGTTATACCTCATTCTTCCTGATGCGTGATGTCATGGGACAGGATATTACCATAGAAGATACAAGCAGTGAATGGTACACCACCTGGTACACCTGCGGTACAGGTCTGGGACCGTTGTATGCCGTATGCCAGTATCCATGGACTTATTTCTATGGATGGATTAAAAGCTGTAACGATGTATTGACCATGGCAGGTACAGAACCTTCTGACGAACATAAATCTGGAGCAGGTATCGCTTATGCCATGAGAGCCATGTTCTACATGGACTTGGCACAGATGTTCGCACAAAAGTCGTATGCATTCGACAAGAATGCCGAAACCGTACCATTGGTATTGGAAACCACTGCAGTAAGTGATTTGGCAACCAATCCGCGTGCAACCAACGAAGTAATGTGGGCACAGATTCTTTCCGATCTGGACAAGGCAGAAACTTACCTGGCTGATTATACCCGTACCGATGTGTACACGCCGGACATTTCAGTGGTATACGGTTTGAAAGCACGTGCTTACCTGATTATGGAAGACTGGGCGAACGCTGAAAAATATGCCAAGATGGCCCAGCAAGGTTACACCGCATTGACAGAAAGCCAGTACACTTCCCGCACCAGCGGTTTCAACACTCCGGATGGGAACAATTCCTGGATGTTCGCCGTTCGCTTCAAGGACGATGACCCATGTATCCTGCAGAATGATGGCGATAGCAGCTGGGGGTCACAGATGATTATTGAAGTCAGCGCATCTGGTTGCGGTTATGCCGCCAACTACGGTACCCCGAAACGTATCGATTACCACCTCTACCAGACCATTCCTGCTACAGACTTCCGCAAGAGATGTTTTGTAGACTTTGCAATTGACGACATGGACAACGCAGATGCAGTGGATGCATTGAGTGCTTACTCAGACGCTCCCGAAGGATTACTGACCACTGCAGCAGCCAGCCCTTCCCAGAAAGTGGGAGGCTTGGAACTGAAATTCCGCCCGGCCAATGGAGAACATGCCAACCAGTATGCTGCCTTCACCGTATCTGTTCCATTGATGCGTGTGGAAGAAATGATGCTGATTGAAGCGGAAGCTGCCGGTATGCAAAGTGAAGCAAAAGGAATCACTCTGTTGACCAACTTTGCCAAGACCCGTGACCCACAATACGTATATGGTACACATACAAACGATACATACGGAGGCAGCCATGCCACAGGATTCCAGAACGAAGTATGGTGGCAGCGCCGTGTAGAACTTTGGGGTGAAGGATTTGCCACCTACGATATCAAGCGTTACGACAAAGGTATCATTCGCAGCTATGCAAACACCAACCATATCAAAGGCTACCGCTGGAACTATGGAGGTTACAATGTGAACTCAGGAAACGTACATCCCGACTGGATGGACTTCTGCATCGTAGGTACAGAAACTGACTACAATGCAGCCTGCACCAACAATCCGACTCCGATTATGCCTACATCCGACTCCAGCGAATTTACATGGGCTAATTAA
- the buk gene encoding butyrate kinase: MKILVINPGSTSTKLAVYENENPVWRESIAHPSKELADFHHINEQYEYRRAHVHDTLEKAGIPLAFDAVIARGGLLKPTPGGVYQINERIKHDLWHASMEHASNLAAWIADEIAHCAGCPSYLADPVVTDELRDLARISGLPELPRISIFHALNSRAVSRRYAARIGRKYEELNLIVAHLGGGISVSAHHYGKVVDVNNALNGEGPFSPERAGTLPARQLVDLCFSGKYTYAEIRKMINGRGGLVAHLGTTDVQSIIRWAHAGAEKHKLVLDAMLYTVAKQVGAMHIALHGQTDAVILTGGIAFNDYCIRGLREWLEGLAPIVVIPGEDEMGALAMNALGVLRGELTLQEYAPEENIE, translated from the coding sequence ATGAAAATACTTGTCATTAACCCGGGCTCCACTTCCACGAAGCTGGCAGTCTATGAGAATGAGAATCCCGTGTGGCGTGAAAGTATCGCGCATCCGTCCAAGGAACTGGCGGACTTTCATCATATCAACGAGCAGTATGAGTATCGTCGTGCGCATGTGCACGATACGCTGGAGAAGGCGGGCATTCCGCTTGCTTTTGACGCCGTGATTGCACGCGGTGGCTTGTTGAAACCGACCCCTGGAGGAGTGTATCAAATCAATGAGCGTATCAAGCATGACTTGTGGCATGCCAGTATGGAACATGCGTCGAACCTGGCGGCATGGATTGCCGACGAGATAGCGCATTGTGCCGGTTGTCCGTCTTATCTGGCCGATCCGGTAGTGACAGACGAGTTGCGTGATTTGGCCCGTATATCCGGTCTTCCGGAACTTCCCCGTATCTCCATTTTCCATGCCTTGAACAGTCGGGCTGTATCCCGACGTTATGCGGCCCGTATCGGACGGAAGTATGAAGAACTGAACCTGATTGTGGCCCACCTGGGGGGAGGCATCTCAGTCAGCGCCCATCATTATGGGAAGGTAGTCGATGTGAATAATGCCTTGAATGGAGAAGGGCCTTTCAGTCCGGAACGGGCGGGAACGTTGCCGGCCCGACAGTTGGTTGATTTGTGTTTCAGCGGGAAATATACATACGCGGAAATCCGGAAGATGATTAACGGTCGGGGGGGACTGGTGGCACATTTGGGTACTACTGATGTGCAGAGTATTATCCGTTGGGCCCATGCCGGGGCCGAAAAGCACAAACTGGTGCTCGATGCCATGCTCTACACGGTGGCCAAGCAAGTTGGAGCCATGCACATTGCCCTGCACGGACAGACCGACGCCGTGATTCTGACAGGAGGTATTGCTTTCAATGACTATTGTATTCGTGGGCTGAGAGAGTGGTTGGAAGGGCTGGCACCCATCGTGGTGATTCCCGGTGAGGACGAGATGGGAGCGTTGGCCATGAATGCCTTAGGTGTGCTGCGTGGAGAGCTGACCTTGCAGGAGTATGCGCCAGAAGAAAACATAGAATAA